Genomic DNA from Candidatus Eisenbacteria bacterium:
TCCCGGAATGAAGCGCTCGAGTTCGACCAGAACGCGACGCAACGACAGCCCGAGGACCGGATCGAGACCGGGCCCCGAGTCGCCGCCCACGCGGTCGGACAGGTGCGAAAGCACAACAGTTATGTCCCCAAAACTGGGGCGTGACGGCTCGCTCAACGGACCTCCCGTGCGAGGGGACGAGGGGTTGCACGGCGCGGCGCGTTTCAGAGATCGGTACTGGGAGTAAGGCTGAAAACGTTATCGGCGGGGGGGGCGGAAAACTGGAGGCGGGGGCGCCGGCGGCGGAACTCGCGGTCACGGCTCCGAACCGATCGCGCTCGCGGCGCGCGCGAGTCTCCGAAATGCCGGGACCGCGGCCACCGCGGCCGCAAGCGTCATCCATCCGTGCGAGACGAACTCCCACTGCCCCGCCGATGGCACGACGCCGTACTGCATCGGCAGTACGACAAGATCGGACAGTGCGTGCAGCACCACCCCGGGCACGATCGAACCGGTGTATCGCACCAGCAGGCCGAACACGAGCCCGTGGGCGAGGAAGAACGGGACGAATGCGATCGTCGCGTACGCGTGGCTCAGGTGCGCGAGGTAGAAGAGGATCGTCACCAGTCCGATGCCGACGAACCAGCCATGTCGTCGCTGAATACCGGACAGCATGTAGCCGCGAAACGCGGCTTCCTCGACGACTCCCGCAGTGAGCGCGACCGCGACGAAGATCGAGGCCATCGTCCAGGGTGGAAACGCGGCGACATCGAATGGCGCGCGGTACGCCGCGCCCGGAAGCGTTGCGAAGCGATAGGTCACGAACGCGATCCCCATGACCGCGATCAGCGCGAGTCCGCCCGCGATCAGCGCCCATGCCCATACCCGGGCGGGCAGCGCTCGCGCGCGCAGGGAGCCGCGCCGCGCGGCGGAGGTGCGGCGTGGCCAGCCGGCGCCGTTCGCAAAGCGCCAGAACAGCCACAACCACACCGCGGTCAGTGGCAGGAACAGCGGCAGCCGCGGCGCCAGGCGCAGGTTGGCGAACATCAGCACGCCACTCACCGAACCGCCGATCCCCAGCACGATGAAGCCAACCAGCACCGCCCGGACGACGGCGGGGATCCGCGCCCAGGCTCTCGTCACGAGCGAGTCCGGTGGCAAATCGGCGCTCGACGAACTCATTCGACCTCGGGCCTCCCGGTGTCCTTCCTTCCGCTCCGCGAACCAGGTACGACTCCGCAGCAGACACCCGATGCAGCCACCGGGTCAACGCGTTCGCGCTCGCTCGCCCGCTGCTATACTCCCGCGCCGTGACGCCTAGCGCCCTTCGCCTCGCTCGTTCGATCGCCGCGTTTCGCTTTGCAGCCGCGCTCCGCGCAGCCGCAGCGTACTCGGCACCTGTGGCACCCGTGGCACTCGTCTGCACGCTCGCACTGGCCGGCTGCGGGGCACCGCGGACGCAGGACGCGGCCACGGCAGCGGCAGGCGATGCGGCTTACTTCGGCGACGTCACACCGCCCGCGCGCGACGTCTTCACGTTCGCACTCGGTGCCGAGCCCGAGTCGTTCGACCCGGGCCTTGCCTCGGGCCAGCCCGACGGTCGCGTGGCGCGCCTGCTGTTCGAAGGGCTCACGCGCGAAGACGCACGCACGCTCGAGCCGCGGCCGGGGCAGGCCTACCGCTGGGAGATCACGCCCGACGGCCTCACCTACACGTTTCACCTGCGGCCGGGAATTGCATGGAGCAACGGTGCGCCGGTCACCGCCGCAGACTTCCGCTGGTCGTGGCTGCGCGTGATCAATCCCGCCACCGGCGCGCGCTACGGCAACCTGCTGGCACCGATCAAGAATGCGGAAG
This window encodes:
- a CDS encoding CPBP family intramembrane metalloprotease, giving the protein MSSSSADLPPDSLVTRAWARIPAVVRAVLVGFIVLGIGGSVSGVLMFANLRLAPRLPLFLPLTAVWLWLFWRFANGAGWPRRTSAARRGSLRARALPARVWAWALIAGGLALIAVMGIAFVTYRFATLPGAAYRAPFDVAAFPPWTMASIFVAVALTAGVVEEAAFRGYMLSGIQRRHGWFVGIGLVTILFYLAHLSHAYATIAFVPFFLAHGLVFGLLVRYTGSIVPGVVLHALSDLVVLPMQYGVVPSAGQWEFVSHGWMTLAAAVAAVPAFRRLARAASAIGSEP